A genomic window from Thermococcus nautili includes:
- a CDS encoding helix-turn-helix domain-containing protein, giving the protein MNSVVIDPQVLRSLHRSELRKKILMYLNEIYPSATYLSEIARVVGSDPSNVRGALVGLGNRYNGESSLVYLGLVEEIASNGFKYYRLTEYGKKVVDYLKEYYRYYRRFL; this is encoded by the coding sequence ATGAACTCGGTGGTGATAGACCCGCAGGTGCTCAGGTCATTGCACCGCAGTGAGCTCAGGAAGAAGATACTGATGTACCTGAACGAGATATACCCGTCCGCGACGTACCTGTCCGAGATTGCGAGGGTCGTCGGTTCTGACCCCTCCAACGTTAGGGGCGCTCTCGTTGGTCTTGGTAACCGCTACAACGGTGAGAGCTCCCTTGTCTATCTCGGCCTCGTTGAGGAGATAGCAAGCAACGGCTTCAAGTACTATCGCCTCACGGAATACGGCAAGAAGGTCGTGGATTACCTGAAGGAATACTACCGCTACTACAGGCGGTTCCTGTGA
- a CDS encoding chemotaxis protein CheW: MEDLSQYLDEFLADARDRIDSLSNAILTLEKIVKEGGSEEEKKAMIDQIFRDAHTLKGTAATMGFMKLSEVAHKMENLFDLVRSGKIEPTPELIDVLLEFLDIIEAMVDNIEETGEEGDFDVDSLFEKAQKFFDQAGAGGGKKEEEKEEKEEKAPEEGEGEEAEAPEAPPAGNRYLVKVYFQKDAPLRGVRAFLILSDLEELGVVVETNPERKVIEDGKADVDVLEFVIETEEDPEKIKTVVSRHPEVEKVEVQTLGGETVASGEGRGEGGERKYEVTVYLQKDAPLKGVRSYLVLQDLQKVGVVEKTEPNAIDIQNGELIDGYYFRVILRTNLNKEDIVKIITKHPDVENADVREIGEEAPAQAQPKPEKKEEKKAEKAEKKEKKAAKGPIKTPKVKISKIIKVDVSHLDRLMNLVGELVITKGRLEQIAERLGDRELLETLSTLSRLLTELQDEIMEMRLTPVAEVFNKFPRMVRELARKMGKEVEFIIEGADIEVDRTILDKLGDVLVHLLRNAIDHGIEPPEEREKLGKPRAGRLELIARRERSHVEIIVRDDGRGIDPEKIKRKAIEKGLITPEQAAEMSDEEAINLIFLPGFSTKDQVTDVSGRGVGMDVVKEVVKSLNGSIAVYSEVGKGTTFVLKLPVSMAIIQALLIKVQDEVYAVPINNILESIEIKRENLKSIGGKEVIVLRGEIIPVIMLHELFGLPMPELEEFPALVVDLGAQKVAIGVDELLHKKDIVIKSLGKMLSHISGFAGATILGDGSVVLIIEINGLLGGGRGGI; encoded by the coding sequence GTGGAGGACCTTTCACAGTACCTTGATGAGTTCCTCGCCGATGCGAGGGATAGGATAGACAGCCTCAGCAACGCCATACTCACGCTGGAGAAGATAGTCAAGGAAGGCGGCAGCGAGGAAGAGAAGAAGGCAATGATAGACCAGATTTTCCGCGACGCCCACACGCTCAAGGGTACGGCCGCGACGATGGGTTTCATGAAGCTCAGCGAAGTGGCCCACAAGATGGAGAACCTCTTCGACCTCGTCAGGAGCGGTAAGATTGAGCCAACTCCCGAGCTTATAGACGTCCTCCTCGAATTCCTCGACATCATCGAGGCCATGGTTGACAACATCGAGGAGACGGGGGAGGAGGGCGACTTCGACGTTGATTCGCTCTTCGAAAAGGCCCAGAAGTTCTTCGACCAGGCGGGGGCAGGCGGCGGAAAGAAGGAAGAGGAAAAGGAGGAGAAAGAGGAGAAAGCCCCCGAAGAGGGAGAAGGGGAGGAAGCCGAGGCGCCAGAAGCTCCCCCCGCCGGCAACCGCTACCTCGTGAAGGTCTACTTCCAGAAGGACGCCCCACTGAGGGGGGTCAGGGCTTTTCTCATCCTCTCTGACCTGGAGGAGCTTGGAGTCGTCGTCGAGACCAACCCCGAGAGGAAGGTCATCGAGGACGGAAAGGCAGACGTTGATGTGCTCGAGTTCGTCATAGAGACAGAAGAGGACCCGGAGAAGATTAAAACAGTCGTTTCTCGGCATCCCGAGGTTGAGAAGGTCGAGGTTCAGACGCTCGGCGGCGAGACCGTTGCGAGCGGAGAAGGTAGAGGAGAAGGAGGAGAAAGGAAGTACGAGGTCACGGTTTACCTCCAGAAAGACGCACCGCTCAAGGGGGTTCGCTCTTATCTCGTTCTCCAAGACCTTCAGAAGGTTGGAGTCGTTGAGAAGACCGAGCCCAACGCGATTGACATCCAGAACGGCGAGCTGATTGACGGCTACTACTTCAGGGTCATTCTGAGGACGAACCTCAACAAGGAGGACATAGTTAAGATAATCACCAAGCACCCGGACGTCGAAAACGCCGACGTTAGGGAGATTGGGGAAGAGGCCCCGGCTCAGGCCCAGCCCAAGCCAGAAAAGAAGGAGGAAAAGAAGGCAGAGAAGGCCGAAAAGAAGGAGAAAAAGGCCGCAAAGGGCCCGATAAAGACCCCGAAGGTCAAGATTTCCAAGATAATCAAGGTTGACGTCAGCCACCTCGACAGGCTGATGAACCTCGTCGGTGAGCTGGTCATCACCAAGGGCCGGCTGGAGCAGATAGCCGAGAGGCTCGGCGACAGAGAGCTTCTCGAGACGCTGTCAACGCTCTCAAGGCTTCTCACCGAGCTGCAGGACGAGATAATGGAGATGCGCCTCACACCGGTCGCCGAGGTCTTCAACAAGTTCCCGAGGATGGTCCGCGAGCTCGCGAGGAAGATGGGCAAGGAAGTCGAGTTCATCATCGAGGGAGCGGACATCGAGGTTGACAGGACGATACTCGACAAGCTCGGCGACGTCCTCGTCCACCTCCTCAGGAACGCCATAGACCACGGTATTGAGCCGCCGGAGGAGCGTGAGAAGCTCGGCAAGCCGAGGGCAGGAAGGCTTGAGCTCATAGCAAGGCGTGAGAGGAGCCACGTCGAGATAATCGTCAGGGACGATGGAAGGGGTATAGACCCGGAGAAGATTAAGAGGAAGGCGATAGAGAAGGGCCTCATCACGCCGGAGCAGGCAGCTGAGATGAGCGACGAGGAGGCGATAAACCTAATCTTCCTGCCTGGATTCAGCACCAAGGACCAGGTCACGGACGTTTCAGGAAGAGGAGTCGGTATGGACGTCGTCAAGGAGGTCGTCAAGAGCCTCAACGGAAGCATAGCCGTTTACAGCGAGGTCGGAAAGGGAACGACCTTCGTGCTCAAGCTGCCCGTGAGCATGGCCATCATCCAGGCGCTCCTCATCAAGGTGCAGGACGAGGTCTACGCGGTTCCGATAAACAACATCCTTGAGAGCATCGAGATAAAGCGCGAGAACCTCAAGAGCATCGGCGGAAAGGAGGTCATAGTTCTCCGCGGCGAGATTATACCGGTCATAATGCTCCACGAGCTCTTCGGCCTGCCGATGCCGGAGCTTGAGGAGTTCCCGGCTTTGGTTGTTGACCTCGGCGCCCAGAAGGTGGCCATAGGAGTTGACGAGCTTCTCCACAAGAAGGACATCGTCATCAAGAGCCTCGGCAAGATGCTCTCGCACATCAGCGGCTTCGCAGGAGCGACCATACTCGGTGACGGTAGCGTCGTGCTGATTATCGAGATTAACGGTCTCCTCGGAGGTGGACGTGGTGGAATCTGA
- a CDS encoding class I SAM-dependent methyltransferase — protein sequence MSSPRVVDTNIDHMVRIAILQIVSLGTKHGIFSLLAKEPTLQELLDRVGLPNRALLVKFVSTLQDLRIVEVRAGRLHLNGFSYTLEIPPDKYDLLLPDWVSIHEEIYRMVDYAFITPTHPHILMDFDKDADFWDMRMSTSFARAYREVMADVADLGPGSAVLDIGCGSVSPEFFGRIVGYDGLYLGLDYSPALLEIARSRAEEKNLPVSLKELDARLIRPVNEYDAVLMSFVLEYIPDRAKVLKNAFETLKSGGKLVIVEPFRDAFENVSALEFFEALNRDFTGFPTVREVTRALEKMGFDFKTERPGRSILVVEKV from the coding sequence ATGTCCTCCCCGAGGGTCGTGGACACCAACATTGACCACATGGTTAGGATTGCCATACTCCAGATTGTTTCCCTCGGCACGAAGCACGGTATATTTTCCCTCCTCGCGAAGGAACCCACCCTTCAGGAGCTCCTTGACAGGGTTGGCCTCCCAAACAGGGCTCTCCTAGTTAAGTTCGTCTCAACCCTGCAGGACCTCCGAATCGTCGAGGTTCGCGCCGGGAGGCTCCACCTCAACGGTTTTTCATATACCCTTGAGATTCCGCCCGACAAGTACGACCTCCTTCTCCCGGACTGGGTGTCAATCCACGAGGAGATTTATCGAATGGTGGACTACGCCTTCATAACGCCCACTCATCCGCACATTCTCATGGACTTCGACAAGGACGCCGACTTCTGGGACATGAGGATGAGCACCTCCTTTGCGAGGGCCTACCGTGAGGTTATGGCCGACGTCGCCGACCTGGGGCCGGGTTCGGCGGTTCTCGACATAGGCTGCGGTTCCGTCTCGCCGGAGTTCTTTGGCAGGATTGTGGGCTACGATGGCCTCTACCTCGGCCTCGACTACTCGCCGGCGCTCCTTGAGATAGCCCGCTCCAGGGCCGAGGAAAAGAACCTCCCCGTTTCCCTTAAAGAGCTCGACGCCAGGCTCATACGGCCCGTCAACGAGTACGATGCCGTTCTGATGAGCTTCGTCCTTGAGTACATTCCGGACAGGGCGAAGGTTCTCAAGAACGCCTTCGAGACGCTGAAGAGCGGGGGCAAGCTGGTGATAGTCGAGCCCTTCAGGGACGCCTTTGAGAACGTCTCGGCCCTTGAGTTCTTCGAGGCCCTCAACAGGGACTTCACGGGCTTCCCGACGGTGAGGGAAGTGACGAGGGCCCTGGAAAAGATGGGCTTCGACTTCAAAACCGAGCGCCCTGGAAGAAGCATTCTCGTCGTGGAAAAAGTTTAA
- a CDS encoding response regulator, with protein MARVLVVDDAAFMRMLLKKILTQGGHQVVGEASNGKEAVQKYQELKPDVVTMDIVMPEMDGITAVREIKKIDPNAKIIMITAVGQESKVMEALKAGASGYIVKPFQAPKVLEEINRVLSS; from the coding sequence ATGGCTCGGGTTTTGGTCGTAGATGACGCCGCCTTTATGCGCATGCTCCTGAAGAAGATACTGACCCAGGGCGGCCACCAGGTGGTTGGCGAAGCCAGCAACGGAAAGGAGGCCGTTCAGAAATACCAGGAGCTCAAGCCCGACGTGGTAACGATGGACATAGTCATGCCGGAGATGGACGGAATAACGGCCGTCCGCGAGATAAAGAAAATCGACCCCAACGCCAAGATAATCATGATTACCGCCGTCGGGCAGGAGAGCAAGGTCATGGAAGCCCTCAAGGCCGGCGCCTCTGGATACATCGTCAAGCCCTTCCAGGCCCCGAAGGTGCTTGAGGAAATCAACCGCGTACTGTCGAGTTAG
- a CDS encoding chemotaxis protein CheC: MSGHKNWFSEWYQDIFREASNIAMSHALTALSNMIGEIEMEPPTVSVLPRAKFLHELASRGIKNSFVVMFDITEGLSGLTILQFPKESAKALVMTLLGMDPGDEGIDEMGRSAIMEIGNILISVYTDILAKLIEEPVSLSPPKPAESLYDVEKELSRPDLRDVTEVIMFKTRFYQKDTGIESLFYLVPTKDAFDKLVGKLEAQVKDVEPEIPPEETIEPGEEVKESKVEEVTENAPEEAQESPTEGSEPTINEKTEG; encoded by the coding sequence ATGAGCGGGCACAAGAACTGGTTTTCGGAGTGGTATCAGGACATATTTAGGGAAGCCTCCAACATAGCGATGAGCCACGCTCTCACGGCGCTCTCGAACATGATAGGCGAGATAGAGATGGAGCCCCCTACTGTAAGCGTTCTTCCAAGGGCAAAGTTCCTCCACGAGCTCGCGAGCAGGGGCATAAAGAACAGCTTCGTCGTCATGTTCGACATAACCGAGGGGCTCAGCGGTCTGACGATACTCCAGTTCCCCAAGGAGAGCGCCAAAGCTCTCGTCATGACGCTCCTTGGAATGGACCCCGGCGACGAGGGGATAGACGAGATGGGACGCTCGGCGATAATGGAGATAGGCAACATACTGATTTCGGTTTACACCGACATCCTCGCCAAGCTCATCGAGGAGCCGGTGTCGCTGAGCCCGCCGAAGCCAGCCGAGAGCCTCTACGACGTTGAGAAGGAGCTGTCGAGGCCCGACCTCAGGGACGTCACCGAGGTCATAATGTTCAAGACGCGCTTTTACCAGAAGGACACTGGAATAGAGAGCCTGTTCTATCTAGTGCCGACCAAAGACGCCTTTGACAAGCTCGTCGGCAAGCTTGAGGCTCAGGTGAAGGACGTCGAGCCCGAGATACCGCCCGAGGAAACGATAGAGCCGGGCGAAGAGGTGAAGGAGAGCAAGGTTGAGGAAGTCACCGAAAACGCCCCGGAGGAAGCCCAGGAAAGCCCCACTGAAGGTTCCGAGCCTACAATCAACGAGAAAACCGAGGGTTGA
- a CDS encoding chemotaxis protein CheD produces the protein MPAEIKVGIGDYAVGKKEGIISTYGLGSCVGITLYDRLTKVGGLLHALLPEASYYGNKGNPAKYVDTGLQLLIRDIQKLGGNPRRAEAKLFGGAHMFTNVTSEKLMIGKRNVEVAKRELKKYGIRLVAEDTGGKGGRTIYLDLSTGKVRMRRVSGGKVIEKIY, from the coding sequence TTGCCAGCGGAGATAAAGGTCGGTATCGGCGACTACGCGGTCGGCAAGAAGGAGGGGATAATCAGCACCTACGGGTTAGGTAGCTGTGTCGGTATAACCCTCTACGACCGCCTAACCAAGGTCGGCGGCCTGCTCCACGCGCTCCTGCCCGAGGCGAGCTACTACGGCAACAAGGGAAACCCTGCGAAGTACGTTGATACCGGCCTGCAGCTGCTCATCAGGGACATCCAGAAGCTCGGCGGGAATCCAAGGCGAGCTGAGGCAAAGCTCTTCGGAGGGGCGCACATGTTCACCAACGTGACCAGCGAGAAGCTGATGATAGGCAAGAGGAACGTCGAGGTCGCAAAGAGGGAGCTCAAGAAGTACGGCATACGACTTGTCGCGGAAGACACGGGTGGAAAGGGTGGAAGGACTATCTACCTCGACCTCTCGACGGGTAAAGTCAGGATGAGGCGTGTTTCCGGCGGAAAGGTCATCGAGAAGATTTATTAA
- a CDS encoding protein-glutamate methylesterase/protein-glutamine glutaminase has protein sequence MPLSSPKKKIRVLVVDDSAFMRKILRDIINSDPELEVCCEARDGIEAINMVKLHKPDVVTLDIEMPRMNGLDALRVIMKQSPTPVIMVSALTQEGAEATIKALEYGAIDFIPKPSSSISLSMKEMKDEIIAKIKEAAKVPKRFLELKRTRLLRAQKSKVKRKGVPARIAVAMAASTGGPQSLLKVFPKFPEHLGAAILLVQHMPPGFTKSFAKRLDSVSKLNVKEAEDGEPIEEDWAYVAPGDYHMEVELRRGKPVITLNKKPKIHGVRPAADPMMITAAEVFGRKTVGVVMTGMGRDGAQGIVAIKKKGGITIAQDKETSIIYGMPKAAAETGMVDYIVPLDKIADTVVMAVNKIKRGGGGGGPFTVP, from the coding sequence ATGCCCCTGAGCTCACCCAAGAAAAAGATTAGGGTACTCGTCGTTGATGACTCCGCCTTCATGCGCAAGATACTCAGGGATATAATCAACTCCGACCCCGAGCTAGAAGTCTGTTGCGAAGCCCGTGATGGAATCGAGGCCATAAACATGGTCAAGCTCCACAAGCCCGACGTGGTAACGCTCGACATTGAGATGCCACGAATGAACGGCCTCGACGCCCTCAGGGTTATAATGAAGCAGAGCCCGACGCCGGTAATCATGGTGAGCGCACTCACGCAGGAGGGGGCCGAGGCAACGATAAAGGCCCTCGAGTACGGGGCGATTGACTTCATCCCCAAGCCCAGCTCTTCCATTTCCCTCAGCATGAAGGAGATGAAGGACGAGATAATCGCGAAAATCAAGGAGGCGGCGAAGGTTCCAAAGAGGTTCCTTGAGCTCAAGAGGACGAGACTGCTGAGGGCCCAGAAGAGCAAGGTCAAGAGGAAAGGGGTTCCCGCGAGGATTGCGGTTGCAATGGCGGCCTCAACCGGTGGACCGCAGTCCCTCCTCAAGGTTTTCCCCAAGTTCCCCGAGCACCTCGGCGCGGCAATCCTGCTCGTCCAGCACATGCCCCCCGGCTTCACGAAGTCATTCGCCAAGAGGCTCGACAGCGTCAGCAAGCTCAACGTGAAGGAGGCGGAAGACGGAGAACCGATAGAGGAGGACTGGGCCTACGTTGCACCGGGCGACTACCACATGGAGGTCGAGCTGAGGCGTGGAAAGCCCGTGATAACCCTCAACAAGAAGCCGAAGATACACGGCGTAAGGCCCGCGGCCGACCCGATGATGATTACCGCCGCGGAGGTCTTTGGAAGGAAAACCGTCGGCGTCGTCATGACGGGAATGGGACGCGACGGGGCCCAGGGAATAGTCGCCATCAAGAAGAAGGGCGGAATCACCATCGCGCAGGACAAGGAGACCTCGATAATCTACGGAATGCCAAAGGCGGCCGCCGAGACGGGCATGGTTGACTACATCGTGCCGCTCGATAAAATCGCCGACACCGTTGTGATGGCAGTGAACAAGATAAAGCGGGGTGGTGGCGGTGGAGGACCTTTCACAGTACCTTGA
- a CDS encoding CheR family methyltransferase produces the protein MMDYRDPGYLKIKEELFRHLKVSSDAYKDSYLMRRIRARMRKLGITNFMEYYRLIKTNKKELDELLLTVAINVTEFFRDPIVWKTFEKKVIPELVKIKKEQHSSSLKIWSAACSTGQEPYSIAMTLYEALGENLGGFRVQILATDIDREALAVAMRGEYPVDVVEKQVPRHMIPKYFTRVSDERYRVSPKVKRLVKFQQFNLFSPRYPTGFDVIFIRNVLIYIKREAQEEIFAKLYDSLEDHGFLILGKTETILGNAAKLFKLYDLVARIYRKNLEVKKHGSGFGRR, from the coding sequence ATGATGGACTACAGGGACCCCGGCTATCTGAAGATTAAGGAGGAGCTCTTTCGGCACCTCAAGGTTAGCAGTGACGCCTACAAGGATTCCTACCTTATGAGGAGAATCCGCGCGAGGATGAGAAAGCTGGGGATTACGAACTTCATGGAGTATTACCGCCTGATAAAGACGAACAAGAAGGAGCTTGACGAACTGCTCTTAACGGTCGCTATAAACGTCACCGAGTTTTTCCGCGACCCAATCGTCTGGAAGACCTTCGAGAAGAAAGTCATCCCCGAGCTCGTGAAGATAAAGAAGGAACAGCACAGCTCCTCGCTCAAGATATGGAGCGCGGCCTGCTCCACGGGACAGGAGCCCTACTCAATAGCGATGACCCTCTATGAGGCCCTTGGAGAGAACCTCGGCGGTTTCAGGGTTCAGATACTCGCGACCGATATAGACAGAGAAGCCCTCGCGGTCGCGATGCGCGGCGAATACCCGGTTGACGTCGTTGAGAAGCAGGTTCCGAGGCACATGATACCTAAGTACTTCACGAGGGTCAGCGACGAGCGCTACCGCGTCTCACCGAAGGTGAAGAGGCTCGTTAAGTTCCAGCAGTTCAACCTCTTCAGCCCGAGGTATCCAACGGGTTTCGACGTCATATTCATCCGCAACGTGCTGATTTACATCAAGAGGGAGGCGCAGGAGGAGATATTTGCCAAGCTGTACGACTCCCTCGAAGACCACGGTTTCCTTATTCTGGGTAAAACTGAGACGATACTCGGAAACGCGGCAAAGCTGTTCAAATTGTACGACCTCGTCGCGAGGATTTATCGCAAGAACCTGGAGGTGAAGAAGCATGGCTCGGGTTTTGGTCGTAGATGA
- a CDS encoding methyl-accepting chemotaxis protein, which translates to MGRSVTLASVLSVPVVTLAGSAVSLAVGAIAGIGTALVVGLYLSSGSRREDLLDVLEKLIEGEHVPLEGFDQETASRLLRIAEKAKSKREVRIERVGVPEEVREALEELRNADEKATSLLESTDFEVSLDSNGLLTLIQDERSRVAELGDYIQTLTAGIEEMNTQAQALTDYALETANMAEKGKQISDNVALNVASINEVNQDMEKALSLLVEHSKRVGEIVEVIGNIAEQTNLLALNAAIEAARSGEHGRGFAVVAENIRELADQSKKSTDQIAELIRNMQESIDKVVGSIKKEFTVTEEIKDAVQELIAAFDDIARRANETANMIKELSDSIEGQAQSVQMLMDTLDSVYKVQEDLSTEIDGFTTFVADVQTRLEEIRKGLKELAESVSRSRELLERVGG; encoded by the coding sequence ATGGGCAGGTCAGTAACTCTCGCCTCGGTGCTATCGGTTCCAGTGGTCACGCTCGCGGGTTCTGCGGTTTCTCTAGCGGTGGGTGCAATAGCGGGCATCGGCACTGCTCTGGTCGTTGGACTCTACCTCTCCTCCGGCTCCCGAAGGGAAGACCTCCTCGACGTTCTTGAGAAGCTAATCGAGGGGGAGCACGTTCCCCTTGAGGGCTTTGACCAGGAGACGGCCTCCCGTCTTCTCCGCATAGCCGAAAAGGCAAAATCAAAGAGGGAGGTCAGGATTGAAAGGGTCGGCGTTCCGGAGGAGGTTCGCGAGGCCCTTGAGGAGCTCAGGAACGCCGACGAGAAGGCAACATCGCTTCTTGAGAGCACCGACTTTGAGGTTTCCCTCGACTCCAATGGACTGCTCACCCTCATTCAGGACGAGCGCTCCCGCGTGGCGGAGCTCGGAGACTACATCCAGACCCTCACCGCAGGCATTGAAGAGATGAACACCCAGGCTCAGGCGCTGACCGATTACGCCCTCGAAACGGCTAACATGGCCGAGAAGGGCAAGCAGATTTCCGACAACGTGGCTTTGAACGTCGCGAGCATCAACGAGGTCAACCAGGACATGGAGAAGGCCCTTTCGCTCCTCGTCGAGCACTCCAAGAGGGTCGGCGAAATCGTCGAGGTCATCGGCAACATCGCGGAGCAGACGAACCTTTTGGCCCTCAACGCCGCAATAGAGGCCGCGAGGAGCGGAGAGCACGGAAGGGGCTTCGCTGTGGTCGCTGAAAACATCCGCGAGCTGGCAGACCAGTCCAAGAAGTCAACCGACCAGATTGCAGAGCTGATTAGGAACATGCAGGAGAGCATTGACAAGGTCGTCGGCTCAATAAAGAAGGAGTTCACGGTCACAGAGGAGATAAAGGACGCCGTTCAAGAGCTCATCGCGGCCTTCGACGATATAGCGAGACGCGCCAACGAGACGGCCAACATGATAAAGGAGCTCTCCGACAGCATCGAGGGCCAGGCCCAGTCGGTTCAGATGCTGATGGACACCCTGGACAGCGTTTACAAGGTTCAGGAAGACCTCTCGACTGAGATTGACGGCTTCACCACCTTCGTCGCGGACGTCCAGACGAGGCTGGAGGAGATTAGAAAGGGTCTTAAGGAGCTTGCCGAATCGGTTTCGCGTTCACGTGAACTCCTTGAAAGGGTTGGGGGGTGA
- a CDS encoding chemotaxis protein CheC, with the protein MESENYEEYIKNLDEFAKSALVETFNIGASRAADALSEMTGLTVNITVPEIEITSIKSVPEKVGEDVKVAVYIQLSGGFEGHAFFFLDFEDALRIFDLMMGQEPGTTTEFDDMVASAVMEMGNILISAFANALSEFLGTEINQTPPDIAIDFTPAILDFALADVAQHCDYTMLLKTEMKIEGIEFKEHFTIIPHPASMKKVVETLLGGFV; encoded by the coding sequence GTGGAATCTGAGAACTACGAGGAGTACATAAAGAACCTCGACGAGTTCGCCAAGAGCGCGTTAGTTGAGACCTTCAACATAGGCGCCTCCAGGGCGGCCGATGCCCTCAGCGAGATGACAGGTTTGACGGTGAACATCACGGTTCCGGAGATAGAGATAACCTCCATCAAGTCCGTCCCAGAGAAGGTCGGTGAGGACGTTAAGGTGGCGGTTTACATACAGCTCAGCGGGGGCTTTGAGGGCCACGCGTTCTTTTTCCTTGACTTTGAGGACGCGCTGAGGATATTCGACCTCATGATGGGCCAGGAGCCGGGAACAACAACGGAGTTCGACGACATGGTTGCGTCGGCCGTTATGGAGATGGGAAACATCCTAATCTCGGCCTTCGCCAACGCCCTCAGCGAGTTTCTGGGAACGGAAATCAACCAGACGCCGCCGGACATCGCGATTGACTTCACCCCGGCGATACTGGACTTTGCACTGGCCGACGTTGCCCAGCACTGCGACTACACGATGCTCCTCAAAACCGAGATGAAGATTGAGGGAATCGAGTTCAAGGAGCACTTCACGATTATCCCGCACCCGGCCTCGATGAAGAAGGTTGTTGAGACCCTGCTGGGGGGATTCGTATGA
- a CDS encoding chemotaxis protein CheW, with amino-acid sequence MGEIQVVAFMVGNEEFCLDISKVREIKEMMPITRVPNAPDFVEGVINLRGQITTVVNLKKLLGYYDPDEDLSKKKIIIAEVKDEVVGIIVDAVSDVITLTDEQIEQPPKTLASRVDIRYIKGIAKINDGERLLIMIDLDKLLGDEF; translated from the coding sequence TTGGGGGAGATTCAGGTTGTGGCTTTCATGGTCGGCAACGAAGAGTTCTGCCTTGACATCTCCAAGGTCAGGGAAATCAAGGAGATGATGCCCATAACCCGCGTTCCCAACGCGCCGGACTTCGTTGAGGGCGTCATAAACCTGCGCGGTCAGATTACCACCGTCGTCAACCTCAAAAAGCTCCTCGGCTACTACGACCCGGACGAGGACCTCTCCAAGAAGAAGATTATCATCGCCGAGGTCAAGGACGAGGTTGTCGGCATAATCGTTGACGCCGTCTCGGACGTCATAACCCTCACCGACGAGCAGATAGAACAGCCTCCGAAGACCCTTGCCAGCAGGGTGGACATACGCTACATAAAGGGCATCGCCAAGATAAACGACGGCGAGAGGCTTCTCATAATGATTGACCTCGACAAGCTCCTCGGCGACGAGTTTTAG